A window of the Pseudomonas furukawaii genome harbors these coding sequences:
- a CDS encoding spinster family MFS transporter, whose product MQNNNNGYPSGLRAWTTVAILMVAYVLSFIDRQILNLLVEPIRRDLVISDTQMSLLMGLSFALFYTVCGIPLGRLADSRSRRGLIAVGVLFWSAATAACGLAKLYWQFLLCRIGVGVGEAALSPAAYSLIADSFPKERRATAISVYSMGVYLGSGLAFLLGGLVIKFASAQGNLHLPVLGEVRPWQLIFLILGAAGVLFTLLMLAVREPQRRGVGAGVAVPLSEVGRYLRSNRRTVLCHNFGFAGLAFAGYGSAAWIPTFYIRTYGWDAGQVGVVYGSIVAVFGCLGIVFGGRLADWMAKRGRSDANMRVGLFAALGALPLVVLFPLQDDAFWVTVLMAPTVFFLSMPFGVAPAAIQEIMPNAMRGQASAIYLFVITLIGLGLGPTAVALVTDFVFADDRALRWSLLIVTTLAVASSVVLLWAGLAPYRESLKRLRQWGMDARQDDVPGTAQMSS is encoded by the coding sequence TGTCCTTCATCGACCGGCAGATCCTCAACCTGCTGGTGGAGCCCATTCGCCGCGACCTGGTCATCAGCGACACCCAGATGAGCCTGCTGATGGGGTTGTCCTTCGCGCTGTTCTACACCGTTTGCGGAATTCCCCTTGGGCGCCTGGCCGACAGCCGCAGCCGGCGTGGCCTGATCGCCGTCGGCGTGCTGTTCTGGAGCGCAGCCACCGCCGCCTGCGGCCTGGCGAAGCTCTACTGGCAGTTCCTGCTCTGCCGCATCGGCGTCGGCGTCGGCGAGGCGGCGCTCTCGCCGGCGGCCTATTCGCTGATCGCCGACAGCTTTCCCAAGGAGCGCCGCGCCACGGCCATCAGCGTCTATTCCATGGGCGTCTACCTGGGGTCGGGCCTGGCCTTCCTGCTGGGCGGACTGGTGATCAAGTTCGCCTCGGCCCAGGGCAATCTGCACCTGCCCGTGCTGGGCGAGGTGCGTCCCTGGCAACTGATCTTCCTCATCCTCGGTGCGGCCGGCGTGCTCTTCACCCTGCTGATGCTGGCGGTGCGAGAGCCCCAGCGGCGGGGCGTCGGGGCCGGCGTCGCGGTGCCCCTGTCCGAGGTGGGGCGCTACCTGCGCAGCAATCGCCGTACCGTGCTCTGCCACAACTTCGGCTTCGCCGGGCTGGCCTTCGCCGGCTACGGAAGTGCCGCCTGGATTCCCACGTTCTACATCCGCACCTACGGCTGGGATGCCGGCCAGGTGGGCGTGGTCTACGGCAGCATCGTCGCGGTGTTCGGCTGTCTCGGCATCGTCTTCGGCGGCCGCCTGGCGGACTGGATGGCCAAGCGGGGGCGCAGCGACGCCAACATGCGTGTGGGCCTGTTCGCCGCCCTCGGCGCCCTGCCGCTGGTGGTGCTCTTCCCGCTGCAGGACGACGCCTTCTGGGTGACGGTGCTGATGGCGCCCACGGTGTTCTTCCTGAGCATGCCCTTCGGCGTGGCGCCGGCGGCGATCCAGGAGATCATGCCCAACGCCATGCGTGGCCAGGCGTCCGCCATCTACCTCTTCGTCATCACCCTGATCGGCTTGGGCCTCGGGCCCACGGCGGTAGCCCTGGTGACCGACTTCGTCTTCGCCGATGACCGGGCGCTGCGCTGGTCGCTGCTGATCGTCACCACCCTCGCGGTGGCCAGTTCGGTGGTGCTGCTCTGGGCGGGGCTGGCGCCCTATCGGGAGAGCCTGAAGCGGCTCCGGCAGTGGGGGATGGACGCCCGGCAGGATGACGTGCCCGGTACCGCGCAAATGTCTTCGTAG